The following are from one region of the Oryzias latipes chromosome 12, ASM223467v1 genome:
- the LOC101166932 gene encoding DNA repair protein XRCC4-like isoform X1 → MNTAVREIHISSKPGSSYFLRVDWEGRSLASGFRVLLTDGQDAWSGEVGAATIGGEAEELEMTREKYVQDLERALTGAEPPDPYSFSLSPEPPGRSVTLTYEKMQKEISFRLGSALLEAELRPAEALRQLLLHSLQRGDSLQNQNQKLQEDNQRLKQEQQRICAELKRYAGGKEALEAELYSRFVLVLNEKKAKIRRLQESVSKLQEARNSEEQESKGSVKPTRSADQDSEEEEDEYGGSTDEEPEEAQSSPSSTLPSRSSRTDSPLDDSLRDITDVAPSRKRRFRHLRLQDPGVKRPDAESRQKERTGSPAGSSKLQTPQRSADAAAAEDLFEDF, encoded by the exons ATGAACACGGCTGTGCGGGAGATCCACATATCCTCCAAACCTGGCTCCTCCTACTTCCTGCGTGTGGACTGGGAGGGGCGGAGCTTAGCATCAGGCTTCAGGGTGCTGCTCACCGATGGCCAGGATGCTTGGAGTGGAGAAG TGGGCGCGGCCACCATAGGCGGCGAGGCGGAGGAGCTGGAGATGACGAGGGAGAAGTACGTCCAGGACCTGGAGCGGGCGCTGACCGGAGCAGAACCACCGGACCCCTACAGCTTTAGCCTGAGTCCAGAACCGCCGGGCCGCAGCGTCACGCTGACGTACGAGAAGATGCAGAAGGAGATCTCG TTCAGACTAGGCTCAGCTCTCCTGGAGGCGGAGCTCCGGCCAGCGGAGGCGCTGaggcagctgctgctccacagcCTGCAGCGAGGAGACAgcctccagaaccagaaccagaagctGCAGGAGGACAACCAGCGGCTGAAGCAGGAGCAGCAACGCATCTGTGCAGA GCTGAAGCGCTACGCTGGCGGGAAAGAGGCCCTGGAGGCGGAGCTGTACTCTCGCTTCGTCCTGGTCCTTAATGAGAAGAAAGCAAAGATCCGCCGTCTGCAGGAGAGCGTCTCGAAGCTGCAGGAAGCCAG gaactcGGAAGAACAGGAAAGCAAAGGTTCTGTGAAGCCGACCCGATCCGCTGATCAGgacagtgaggaagaggaggatgaataCGGAGGCAGCACTGATGAAGAGCCAGAAGAAGCGCAGTCATCTCCGTCTTCAACGTTACCATCCAGGA GTTCCCGCACTGACAGCCCATTGGACGACAGCCTGCGTGACATCACAGACGTGGCCCCGAGCCGCAAACGCCGCTTCCGCCACCTCAGGCTTCAAGATCCGGGGGTGAAAAGGCCCGACGCGGAATCGCGGCAGAAGGAGAG
- the LOC101161172 gene encoding zinc metalloproteinase nas-4: MLLRLSLLLLLALAMRNGNSGHLKEVKKAPHLKEELKKKHDPETLEELLNEDHALVEGDLLLGNNRNVVGNRWPTPSIPYDISSEIDGRTSDIMAAMAMVSKHTCVSFHRKNGSESDYLFFRIGHGCASFVGYRGGKQEVFLAPECSVGNIAHEILHTLGFQHEHTRLDREKYITILPENIISGMENNFRTYNGETFDLQYDYTSIMHYGRKFFSSNGEPTIVPNRNVEDMGQRKMLTPSDIQRVRHLYGCDSLKGEKS, from the exons ATGCTGCTTCGGCTctctctgctgcttctgttgGCTCTGGCGATGAGAAATG ggAATTCTGGTCATTTGAAAGAAGTCAAAAAAG ctcCACATCTCAAAGAAGAACTGAAGAAGAAACACGACCCAGAGACCCTGGAAG AGTTACTAAATGAAGATCATGCCTTGGTGGAGGGAGACCTTTTGTTGGGG AACAACCGGAATGTGGTGGGGAATCGCTGGCCGACGCCGTCCATCCCGTACGACATCAGCTCAGAAATTG ACGGTCGGACCAGTGACATCATGGCTGCCATGGCGATGGTGTCCAAACACACCTGCGTGTCCTTTCACAGGAAAAACGGCAGCGAGTCAGACTACCTGTTCTTCAGAATCGGTCACGG ATGTGCGTCCTTCGTGGGCTACCGAGGCGGGAAGCAGGAGGTGTTTCTGGCGCCCGAGTGCTCTGTGGGGAACATCGCCCATGAGATCCTGCACACGCTGGGCTTCCAGCACGAACACACCAGGCTGGACCGCGAGAAGTACATCACCATTCTCCCCGAAAACATCATATCTG GGATGGAGAACAACTTCCGGACGTATAACGGTGAGACCTTTGATCTGCAGTACGACTACACGTCCATCATGCACTACGGACG GAAATTCTTCTCCTCGAACGGCGAGCCCACCATCGTCCCAAACAGGAATGTGGAGGACATGGGACAGAGGAAGATGCTGACGCCGTCGGACATCCAGAGGGTTCGGCATCTTTATGGCTGCG ATTCcctgaaaggagaaaaaagctGA
- the LOC101166932 gene encoding DNA repair protein XRCC4-like isoform X2 — MNTAVREIHISSKPGSSYFLRVDWEGRSLASGFRVLLTDGQDAWSGEVGAATIGGEAEELEMTREKYVQDLERALTGAEPPDPYSFSLSPEPPGRSVTLTYEKMQKEISFRLGSALLEAELRPAEALRQLLLHSLQRGDSLQNQNQKLQEDNQRLKQEQQRICAELKRYAGGKEALEAELYSRFVLVLNEKKAKIRRLQESVSKLQEARNSEEQESKGSVKPTRSADQDSEEEEDEYGGSTDEEPEEAQSSPSSTLPSRSSRTDSPLDDSLRDITDVAPSRKRRFRHLRLQDPGVKRPDAESRQKERLPCRIQ, encoded by the exons ATGAACACGGCTGTGCGGGAGATCCACATATCCTCCAAACCTGGCTCCTCCTACTTCCTGCGTGTGGACTGGGAGGGGCGGAGCTTAGCATCAGGCTTCAGGGTGCTGCTCACCGATGGCCAGGATGCTTGGAGTGGAGAAG TGGGCGCGGCCACCATAGGCGGCGAGGCGGAGGAGCTGGAGATGACGAGGGAGAAGTACGTCCAGGACCTGGAGCGGGCGCTGACCGGAGCAGAACCACCGGACCCCTACAGCTTTAGCCTGAGTCCAGAACCGCCGGGCCGCAGCGTCACGCTGACGTACGAGAAGATGCAGAAGGAGATCTCG TTCAGACTAGGCTCAGCTCTCCTGGAGGCGGAGCTCCGGCCAGCGGAGGCGCTGaggcagctgctgctccacagcCTGCAGCGAGGAGACAgcctccagaaccagaaccagaagctGCAGGAGGACAACCAGCGGCTGAAGCAGGAGCAGCAACGCATCTGTGCAGA GCTGAAGCGCTACGCTGGCGGGAAAGAGGCCCTGGAGGCGGAGCTGTACTCTCGCTTCGTCCTGGTCCTTAATGAGAAGAAAGCAAAGATCCGCCGTCTGCAGGAGAGCGTCTCGAAGCTGCAGGAAGCCAG gaactcGGAAGAACAGGAAAGCAAAGGTTCTGTGAAGCCGACCCGATCCGCTGATCAGgacagtgaggaagaggaggatgaataCGGAGGCAGCACTGATGAAGAGCCAGAAGAAGCGCAGTCATCTCCGTCTTCAACGTTACCATCCAGGA GTTCCCGCACTGACAGCCCATTGGACGACAGCCTGCGTGACATCACAGACGTGGCCCCGAGCCGCAAACGCCGCTTCCGCCACCTCAGGCTTCAAGATCCGGGGGTGAAAAGGCCCGACGCGGAATCGCGGCAGAAGGAGAG
- the zcchc9 gene encoding zinc finger CCHC domain-containing protein 9: MTRWARANNVHRHKPAEATPWSQLRGRGSGGGAHGAPLRRTQASSSSAKSRKKKDYTNEDVNGFLQYLKEKGAPLPAGGQERQKGGQELVQEVGEALRKDQRRETRRVKRQTDKKNKMLCFNCRKPGHGLADCPEADADREMGRGICYRCGSTEHEIHKCRAKVDPALGDYPYAKCFICGQTGHLSRSCPDNPKGLYAEGGSCRLCGSVEHFQKDCPEHQAATHSVTLAWLSNNMSADHEDVHVPVKKAKPKQTKVVTF; this comes from the exons ATGACCAGGTGGGCAAGAGCCAACAATGTCCACAGACACAAACCAGCAGAGGCCACGCCCTGGAGTCagctgagggggcggggctccgGGGGCGGGGCTCATGGCGCTCCTCTGAGGAGGACTCAGGCCAGCAGCTCCTCGGCAAAGAGTCGGAAGAAGAAGGACTACACCAATGAGGATGTGAATGGATTCCTGCAGTATCTGAAGGAGAAGGGAGCCCCTCTGCCTGCAGGGGGGCAGGAGCGGCAGAAGGGGGGGCAGGAGCTCGTGCAGGAGGTGGGGGAGGCTCTGAGGAAAGACCAGAGGAGGGAGACCCGGAGAGTGAAGAGGCAGACGGACAAGAAGAACAAAATG CTCTGCTTCAACTGCAGGAAGCCGGGTCACGGTCTGGCCGACTGTCCGGAGGCCGACGCCGACCGGGAGATGGGCCGAGGCATCTGCTACCGCTGCGGCTCCACCGAGCACGAGATCCACAAATGCAGAGCCAAAGTGGACCCGGCTCTGG GAGATTATCCGTATGCCAAGTGCTTCATCTGCGGTCAAACCGGCCACCTGTCGCGCTCCTGTCCGGACAACCCCAAAGGACTTTACGCAGAAG GAGGTTCCTGTCGTCTTTGCGGGTCGGTGGAACATTTCCAGAAGGACTGTCCCGAGCATCAAGCTGCCA CTCACTCCGTGACTTTGGCATGGTTGTCCAACAACATGAGCGCCGACCACGAGGACGTGCACGTTCCGGTGAAGAAGGCCAAACCCAAGCAGACCAAAGTGGTGACGTTCTGA